In Streptomyces sp. 71268, the DNA window ATCCTCATAGGTCGTCACCCGGCCCTCCTCGGCCCGTTCCCCGAGCCGCGTCCACGCCGTGGACCGGCCCACCCCAAACACCGACACCACTCCACGGTGGCGGGGCGTGATGTCACGTAGGCATTCTTGCCGCCCTTGCCACTGCCCGTCACTCGCCTGTGGATAACCCGGGGCGAAATGCCGGACGTGGGGGCGTTGCGGCGGATTCGACTGTGCTGTTTTGGTGCCTTCACCGAGATCGCCACCCGTGGCCGCGCGGCGCGCGTGGCCCGGCCGCCTGGCGGGCTCGTCATGATCGCAGGTTCCCCGCGCGACGAGGTGGTCGGGTGGGCGACTCGGGCGGCCAAGCTCGGGCGCGTGGTTCAGGGACGCGGGCTGATCTCCCGAAGCAGCCCGGTGGTCACGTCGAAGACGAAGCCGCGTACGTCGTCGGTGTGCGGCAGGAACGGCGACGTGCGTACCCGCTGCATCGACTGCCGCACGTCCCCGTCCAGGTCGCGGAACGCCTCGACCGCCCACGCGGGGCGCTGGCCGACCTCTTCCTCGATCTCGTGCCGGAAGTCCTCGGTCAGGCTGAGCAGACCACAGCCGGTGTGGTGGATCAGCACCACGCTGCGGGTGCCCAGCGCCCGCTGGCTGATCGTCAGCGAGCGGATGATGTCATCGGTGACCACACCGCCCGCGTTGCGGATCGTGTGACAGTCGCCCAGTTCGAGACCCAGTGCCGCGTGCAGGTCGATGCGGGCGTCCATGCAGGCGACGACCGCGACGCGCCGCACCGGGCGGGCGTCCATGCCGGGATCGGTGAACGTGGCGGCGTAGCGCTGGTTGGCGGCGACGAGGGCGTCGGTCACCGTTCCCACGGCGGCACTGTCACTGTCAGGGGAAGAGTTCAGCGGTGAGGGCGCAGATGTCGACATGGCACGACCGTAACCGGCGCCGGACCGAAACGCCGCGAGAGGGTGGGGTAAAGCCGATCAACCAGGCTCCGTGTGAGGTAACCCACAGGGAGTGGTTGGCTGCTCCCAACGAGTGAATCGGGCGGCGAAGAACAGGCGGGAGACGCGCTGGCCAGTTGGTTGACCGAAGGGACGAGTGGACTAAAGTGACGCGAAGTGGGAGACGTGTCGCTCCCCTCGCATCGACAAATCTCCCGCGTGTGCGGCGTGTACGTGCCACTCGGCCTCCTCCCGCTCCCGGCCGCCTGACGTCACTTCCCCGGCGCCAGTAGGCCGCTTCCCCTTCAGCGAGCGGGCGGGGACCCGGCGGCACGTGACCCCCTCACCCTCTCTGGAAGGGCGCATGAGCAGCAACGCTCTCCACGTTCCCGTGATGCTCCAGCGCTGTCTGGATCTGCTCGCTCCGGCGCTCGCCGAGCCAGGGGCGGTGGTGGTGGACTGCACGCTGGGGCTCGGCGGGCACAGCGAGGCCCTGCTCACCACCTTCCCCGCCGCCCGGCTCATCGCGCTCGACCGCGACCCGGCCGCGCTCAGGCTCGCCGGCGAGCGGCTGGCCCCGTACGGCGACCGCGCCACGTTGGTGTACGCGATCTACGACGAGCTGCCCGAGGTCCTCGACCGGGTGGGCGTACCCCGCGTGCAGGGCGTCCTCTTCGACCTCGGCGTGTCCTCCATGCAGTTGGACGAGGCCGACCGCGGCTTCGCCTACGCCCAGGACGCCCCGCTCGACATGCGGATGGACCAGAGCACCGGCATCAGCGCCGCCGAGGTGCTCAACACCTACCCGCCGGGCGACCTGGTGCGGGTGCTGCGCACGTACGGGGAGGAGAAGTTCGCGCGCAAGATCGTGGAGGCCGTGGTGCGCGAGCGCGCGAAGGAACCCTTCGCCAACAGCGCGCGCCTCGTCGAGTTGATCCGCGACGCGCTGCCCCAGGCCGCCAAGCGCACCGGCGGCAACCCCGCCAAGCGCACTTTCCAGGCGCTGCGCATCGAGGTCAACGGCGAGCTGCGGAGCGTCGAGCGCGCCATCCCGGCGGCCGTGTCCCGCCTCGCCGTCGGCGGCCGGATCGCCGTACTCGCCTACCACTCCCTCGAAGACCGGCTGGTCAAGCAGGTGTTCGCGGCCGGAGCCACCAGCACGGCGCCGCCCGGGCTGCCCGTCGTGCCCGAGCAGTACCAGCCACGCCTCAAACTCCTCACGCGCGGGGCCGAGCTGCCCACCGAGGAAGAGGTGGCCGAGAACCGGCGCGCCGCCCCGGCCCGACTGCGAGGTGCGCAGCGCATTCGCGAGGAGGCCCCGTGAGCGGCCCGCGGCAGCGCACCGGCGATGGCCGGATGACCCGGCTGGTACGGCTGCGGCCGACGGGCCGGGGCTCGGCCCGGCGGGCCCCGTTCGTGCTGCTGGTCGTCGTCCTGCTGGGTTCCGGGCTGATCACGCTGCTGGTGCTGAACTCCTCGCTCAACCAGGGCTCCTTCGAGCTGAGCCGGCTGGAGCGGCAGACCGACGACCTGACGGACGAGCAGCAGGCGTTGCAACAAGAGGTGGACGAGCTGGCCCAGCCGAACACCCTGGAGCGGCGGGCCCGCGAACTGGGCCTGGTACCGGGCGGCGGCCCCGCGTTCCTGAACCCGGACGGCACGGTACGCGGCGTGCCGGCGCCGGCGACGAAGGAGCCGACGACGCAGAGCGCCCCGACGGCCGTACTGCCGCCCGCGCTCCGGCCGTCCAGCCCGCCGCCGGCCGCCCAGGCCCCCGCCCCGTCCGGTCCGACCCTCGGCCCGGGCACCACCGCGACGCCCGCCCCGTCGGGTGCCGCCCCCGCCCCGGTCACCCCGGCTCCCTCGGCCATCCCGGGCACGCGGACGCCCACCCCTTCCGGCCACACCGTGGGCCCGGGGGCCACCGCGCCCGCCACCGGCCACGCCGCCCCGGGCGCCGCGCCCGCCGGCCAGCCGCCGGTGCCCGGCACCGATCCGCCAGCGAACTCCACCCCGACCTTCGGCAGGTGACGTTGTGCCGCACATCGACGACGGAGGCCGCGGATGACCGGCCGGGAGCCGCGAGACCCCCGCGAGCCGGGCGACCGGCGCGCCCCCCGCGACCGTCGTGGCGCCGGCGGCGCCGGCGGTGACCGTACGCCGAGGGAGCCGCGCGACGCCGGACCCCTACGGGGCGCGCGCGAGTGGGAGGAGCGCCGCGCCGCGCGCGAGGCGCGGCGGTCGCAGGGGCGCCCCGGTGGCCCGCGCGAGCCGGGCCGGCAGGACGGCGGCAAGGGCCCCGTGCGCCCACGCAGCGCCGCCCGGCGCGACGACGGACGCCCGGCCGACGGCGCGGGGCGCGGACGACCGCTCCCGCGCGACGAGCGACCGGAGCGGGCGGGCCCGCGCGAGAGCGGCAGGCCACGTGAGCAGGGCGGGCCGCGCGAGCGGGGCGTGTCACGCGAGCGGGGTGGGCCGGACGAGCGGGCGCGCCGCGCGGACGGCGCGCCGCGTGGCCCGCGCGGCCCGCGTGAAGCGGCGCCCCGACGCGACGGCGCACGCCCCTACGCCAGCGAGCCCCCACGCCGCGCGGAGCGCGCGCCGGGCCAGGCGCCCGGAGCGCGCCCGGGCGCGCGCGGTACCCGCCCGCCGGCCGCCGGCTCCCCGCAGGGGGACGCGGAGCGGCTGCGCGCGCGGGGCCCGTACGGCGCGGCCGGCCGGCCCGCCACCCCGAGGCCGGGCGAAGAGGGCAGGCCACGCGACGTGGTCCGCCCCCGAGACGAGGAGCGAGAAAGCGTCGGGCAGCGCGCGGCGGCGGCCCCCGGCCGAGCCCGCCCCCGGCCGCCGTACGCGGACGGGGAGCGGGGCGAGCGCGTGGGCGCCCGCCAGTGGCGCGAGGGCGCCGGCGCGAACGCGGTGGCCCCCGGCCCGAACGCCGGCGGCCAGCGCGACGCGGGCCGTGGCGAGGCCGAGCGCGCGCCCGGCAATCGGCGGGAGGCGGAGCGCGAGCGCCCCGCCCGGCCCAAGGCGCCCGCCGCACAGCGCCGCACCCCGGAGCGGCCCGGCTCCGGGCGGCCACGGCCGCCCAGGCCACGCGGCGGCTCGGGCGGAGCGGGGGGTTCGGGCCGTCCGCCGTCGCGGCTGCGCAACCCGCGCCCGAGGCTGCGCCTGGTGAGCCTCGCGCTCACGCTCGTGATGCTCGCCTTCGTCGTGCGGCTGCTCCAGGTGCAGGCCGTGGACGCCAACGCCTACACCGCCAAGGCCAACGTCAACCGCTACATTCCGGTCACCCTCGCCGCCGAGCGCGGCTCGATCACCGACCGCACCGGTGTTGAACTGGCCACCACCGTGGACGCGTACGACATCACCGCGGCGCCCGACCTGCTCACCCCCGAACGCGCCAAGGTCAACGACGCGCCACGGCAGGCCGCGGCGCTGCTCTCGCCGATCCTGGGCGTGGGCGAGCGCGAACTCGTCGGCAAGCTCACGGCCAACCCCAAGTCGAAGTACGCCGTGCTCGCCCGGCAGCGCACGCCCCAGGTGTGGAACCAGATCAAGGACCTCAAGAGCGCGCTGGCCGACAAGGAGGCCAAGGGCCGGGGCGTCAACGTGCTGGCCGGAATCAACCGGGAGCGGCACAGCAAGCGGGTCTACCCCAACGGCGACCTCGCCGCCGGCGTGCTGGGCTTCGTCAACGCGCAGGGCAAGGGCAGCGCCGGCATCGAGCAGATGCTCAACGCCGAGCTGGCCGGCAAGGACGGCAGGCGCGTCTACGCCCAGTCCGGCGGCCGGCAGGTGCCCACCGCGGACGTGAAGGAGCAGCCCGCCGTGCCGGGCTCGGACGTCGAGCTGACCATCGACCGCGACATCCAGTGGGCCGCGCAGCAGGCCATCAGCGACCAGGTGCGCGAGTCCAAGGCCGACGGGGGCTACGTCGTCGTCCAGGACACCAGGACCGGCGAGATCCTCGCGCTGGCCAACGCGCCGGGCTTCGACCCCGCCAACGTCTCCGCCGCCGACCCGGCGGCCCTCGGCAACGCGGCGCTCACCGATGCCTACGAACCGGGCAGCACCAGCAAGCTCATGTCGCTGGCCGCCGTCCTGGAGGAGGGCGCCGCGACCCCGCACACCCGGGTCGTGGTGCCCAACCGGCTGCCCCGGGCCGACCGCGCGTTCGCCGACGACATCGACCACCCCACCTGGCACCTGACGCTCAACGGCGTACTCGCCAAGTCCAGCAACATCGGCACCATCCTGGCCACCGAGCAACTGGGCAGGAACCAGCCCGAGTCCAACGAGGTCCTCTACTCCTACCTGCGACGGTTCGGCCTCGGCCAGCCCACGGGGCTCGACTTCCCCGGCGAGACCGCCGGCATCCTGGCCAAGCCCGGGGACTGGAGCGCCTCGCAGCAGTACACGATCCCCTTCGGGCAGGGCCTGTCGCTCAACGCCGTCCAGGCCGCCTCGGTGTACTCCACCATCGCGGGCGGCGGCGAGCGGGTCGTGCCAACGCTGGTCCGCGGCACCAAGGGGCCCGACGGGCGGTTCACGCCCGCGCCCGAGCCGCAGCGCACCCGGGTGGTCAGCGAGAAGACGGCCAGGACGCTCGCCCAGATGCTGGAGTCCGTCGTCGACGACCAGGAGGGCACCGGCGCGAAGGCCAAGATCCCCGGCTACCGGGTCGCGGGCAAGACCGGTACGTCCAACCGGGTCGACCCCAAGACCGGCCGCTACCACGGCTACACCGCCTCCTTCGCCGGCTTCGCGCCCGCCGACAAGCCACGGGTGACCGTCTACTGCGCCGTCCAGAACCCCACCAAGGGCAGCTACTTCGGCGGCCAGGTCTGCGGCCCGATCTACAAGCAGGTCATGGAGTTCGCGCTCAAGACCATGCGGGTGGCCCCCACCGGCAAGCAGCCCGCCCGGCTGCCCGTCACCTACCAGCCCGGACAGTGAGCGCGGGGCGCCGTGAGTACGATCACCCCCGGCCCCGGGAACCACGGCTCGCGGCCCCCCGCACATCCCCCGTTCGGCCCGCGGAAAGGCACCCGCGACACCTCGTCCGCCGCGGGCCCCGGAGGCGTGCCCTGGCGCCCCGCGACCCCCGCCCCGACGGGGTCCGCCGCCGCTGGCCCGGGCCCCGCGAGCGCCGAGCCCCGGCCCCCCTCATTTCGCGGCGGACCCCATGGGCCCGGTACGCTCACCGCCGTGCCACACGCTGATCAGTCTCAAACCACCCAGAAGGACGCCGCCCCGGTCTACCCGGGGCCGCCCCGCCCCGTACGGGTCCGCCCCACCCCCTCGCGGAGCTGGCCGGTCAGCTCGGTATCGAGGCCCCAGCGGCGAGCGAGGAGGGCGCCGAGGCCACCGGCATCACCCACGACTCCCGGGCGGTACGACCCGGTGACGTCTACGCCGCGCTGCCCGGCGCCCGCGT includes these proteins:
- a CDS encoding carbonic anhydrase, with amino-acid sequence MSTSAPSPLNSSPDSDSAAVGTVTDALVAANQRYAATFTDPGMDARPVRRVAVVACMDARIDLHAALGLELGDCHTIRNAGGVVTDDIIRSLTISQRALGTRSVVLIHHTGCGLLSLTEDFRHEIEEEVGQRPAWAVEAFRDLDGDVRQSMQRVRTSPFLPHTDDVRGFVFDVTTGLLREISPRP
- the rsmH gene encoding 16S rRNA (cytosine(1402)-N(4))-methyltransferase RsmH, translated to MSSNALHVPVMLQRCLDLLAPALAEPGAVVVDCTLGLGGHSEALLTTFPAARLIALDRDPAALRLAGERLAPYGDRATLVYAIYDELPEVLDRVGVPRVQGVLFDLGVSSMQLDEADRGFAYAQDAPLDMRMDQSTGISAAEVLNTYPPGDLVRVLRTYGEEKFARKIVEAVVRERAKEPFANSARLVELIRDALPQAAKRTGGNPAKRTFQALRIEVNGELRSVERAIPAAVSRLAVGGRIAVLAYHSLEDRLVKQVFAAGATSTAPPGLPVVPEQYQPRLKLLTRGAELPTEEEVAENRRAAPARLRGAQRIREEAP
- a CDS encoding septum formation initiator family protein codes for the protein MTRLVRLRPTGRGSARRAPFVLLVVVLLGSGLITLLVLNSSLNQGSFELSRLERQTDDLTDEQQALQQEVDELAQPNTLERRARELGLVPGGGPAFLNPDGTVRGVPAPATKEPTTQSAPTAVLPPALRPSSPPPAAQAPAPSGPTLGPGTTATPAPSGAAPAPVTPAPSAIPGTRTPTPSGHTVGPGATAPATGHAAPGAAPAGQPPVPGTDPPANSTPTFGR
- a CDS encoding penicillin-binding protein 2, which encodes MAPGPNAGGQRDAGRGEAERAPGNRREAERERPARPKAPAAQRRTPERPGSGRPRPPRPRGGSGGAGGSGRPPSRLRNPRPRLRLVSLALTLVMLAFVVRLLQVQAVDANAYTAKANVNRYIPVTLAAERGSITDRTGVELATTVDAYDITAAPDLLTPERAKVNDAPRQAAALLSPILGVGERELVGKLTANPKSKYAVLARQRTPQVWNQIKDLKSALADKEAKGRGVNVLAGINRERHSKRVYPNGDLAAGVLGFVNAQGKGSAGIEQMLNAELAGKDGRRVYAQSGGRQVPTADVKEQPAVPGSDVELTIDRDIQWAAQQAISDQVRESKADGGYVVVQDTRTGEILALANAPGFDPANVSAADPAALGNAALTDAYEPGSTSKLMSLAAVLEEGAATPHTRVVVPNRLPRADRAFADDIDHPTWHLTLNGVLAKSSNIGTILATEQLGRNQPESNEVLYSYLRRFGLGQPTGLDFPGETAGILAKPGDWSASQQYTIPFGQGLSLNAVQAASVYSTIAGGGERVVPTLVRGTKGPDGRFTPAPEPQRTRVVSEKTARTLAQMLESVVDDQEGTGAKAKIPGYRVAGKTGTSNRVDPKTGRYHGYTASFAGFAPADKPRVTVYCAVQNPTKGSYFGGQVCGPIYKQVMEFALKTMRVAPTGKQPARLPVTYQPGQ